In Rothia mucilaginosa, one genomic interval encodes:
- a CDS encoding zinc-dependent alcohol dehydrogenase family protein, with the protein MRSVVMEAPGKVVVNEVEKPTLLEPTDAIIKLAASCICGSDLWPYRGADAKPVDHRAMGHEYIGEVVEVGSEVTTVAPGDFVVGSFCISCGECETCTAGYPSRCLKAIAAGDTYIGMRSNGTQAEYARVPFADGTLVKTPAAPTEEQIPHLMAASDVLGTGWYAADAAQAGPGKTIVVVGDGAVGLSAVIGAKQLGAEKIIIMSRNPERQALAKEFGATHIVEERGEEGIAKVLELTDGVGAHGVAEAVGSQQSFDQALGCVRHGGYIGFVGVPHDSAIGTDKLFDKQVHLEGGPAPVRKYLPTLIDLIYKGEIEPGKVFDLVLPIDEAAKGYEAMDQRTATKVLLTMP; encoded by the coding sequence TGGAAGCCCCCGGCAAGGTCGTCGTCAACGAAGTTGAGAAGCCGACCCTCCTCGAACCCACCGACGCCATCATCAAGCTCGCAGCATCCTGCATCTGCGGCTCCGACCTGTGGCCCTACCGCGGCGCAGACGCAAAGCCCGTCGACCACCGCGCAATGGGCCACGAATACATCGGCGAGGTCGTAGAAGTCGGCTCCGAGGTCACCACCGTAGCCCCCGGCGACTTCGTCGTAGGCTCCTTCTGCATCTCCTGCGGCGAGTGCGAAACCTGCACCGCAGGCTACCCCTCCCGCTGCCTCAAGGCAATCGCAGCAGGCGACACTTACATCGGCATGCGCTCCAACGGCACCCAGGCAGAATACGCCCGCGTACCCTTCGCAGACGGCACCCTCGTCAAGACCCCCGCAGCCCCCACCGAAGAGCAGATCCCGCACCTGATGGCGGCATCCGACGTGCTCGGCACCGGCTGGTACGCAGCAGACGCAGCGCAGGCAGGCCCCGGCAAGACCATCGTCGTTGTTGGCGACGGTGCAGTCGGTCTGAGCGCAGTCATCGGCGCTAAGCAGCTCGGCGCGGAGAAGATCATCATCATGTCCCGCAACCCCGAACGTCAGGCGCTTGCTAAGGAATTCGGTGCAACCCACATCGTGGAAGAGCGCGGCGAAGAGGGTATCGCCAAGGTTCTGGAGCTCACCGACGGCGTGGGCGCACACGGCGTTGCGGAGGCTGTTGGCTCCCAGCAGTCCTTCGACCAGGCACTCGGCTGCGTACGCCACGGCGGTTACATCGGCTTCGTGGGCGTGCCGCACGACAGCGCCATCGGCACTGATAAGCTCTTCGACAAGCAGGTTCACCTGGAGGGCGGCCCCGCCCCCGTGCGCAAGTACCTGCCGACCCTTATCGACCTGATTTACAAGGGCGAAATTGAGCCCGGTAAGGTATTCGACCTGGTTCTGCCCATCGACGAGGCAGCTAAGGGTTACGAGGCAATGGACCAGCGTACCGCCACCAAGGTTCTGCTGACCATGCCGTAA
- a CDS encoding formate--tetrahydrofolate ligase → MTKKPFPSDLEIALAADLWPINKIAADNGISEDRLEPYGKYVAKVLLDETTNAETARKRGSKYIVVTAVTPTPLGEGKTATSVSLAQGFAQTGRKAILALRQPAMGPTFGIKGGAAGGGYSQIVPMEKLNLHLTGDFHAVTAAHNLLAAMIDNHLHHGNELRIDPRAIEWRRVIDMNDRSLRNIVVGLGERMDGVVRETGFDITSASEIMVILSLATSFKDLRERLAKIVIGLNYDGEPVTAADLKADGAMSVILADAINPNLLQTLEHTPALIHAGPFGNIATGNSSVVADYVGLEYSDYVITEAGFGADMGAERFFNVKCRVSGLKPDAAVLVVTVRSLKSHSGLYKIVPGKPLPEGMLQESPSDVEKGAENLKKHIEIVRNFGVQPVVAINAFPTDFESEHETIRRIAEEAGARVAIHRGVAEGGKGTTDLANVVAEACDDVSDLKYTYDLEDSIETKIEKVATKVYGADGISIAPAAAKQLKRFAELGYSHLPVVIAKTHLSISSDATLKGAPTGWTLPVREVRLAAGAGYVYAICGTMRTMPGLSKSPAAERIGFDENGVMIGLS, encoded by the coding sequence ATGACGAAGAAGCCTTTCCCTTCCGACCTCGAAATCGCACTTGCCGCCGATCTTTGGCCCATTAACAAGATTGCAGCGGACAACGGCATCAGCGAAGATCGCCTTGAACCCTACGGTAAGTACGTGGCTAAGGTCCTCCTCGACGAAACCACCAACGCAGAGACCGCCCGCAAGCGCGGCTCCAAGTACATCGTGGTTACCGCAGTCACCCCTACCCCGCTCGGTGAAGGTAAGACCGCAACCTCCGTCTCGCTCGCACAGGGCTTCGCACAGACCGGCCGCAAGGCAATCCTGGCTCTGCGTCAGCCCGCAATGGGCCCAACCTTCGGCATTAAGGGCGGCGCAGCGGGCGGCGGCTACTCCCAGATCGTTCCCATGGAGAAGCTGAACCTGCACCTGACCGGCGATTTCCATGCCGTCACCGCAGCACACAACCTGCTTGCCGCAATGATTGACAACCACCTGCACCACGGTAACGAGTTGCGCATCGACCCGCGCGCAATCGAGTGGCGCCGCGTTATCGACATGAACGACCGCTCCCTGCGCAACATCGTCGTGGGCCTGGGCGAACGCATGGACGGCGTGGTCCGCGAGACCGGTTTCGACATCACCAGCGCCTCCGAAATCATGGTGATTCTCTCGCTGGCAACCTCCTTCAAGGACCTGCGCGAGCGCCTGGCAAAGATCGTGATCGGCCTGAACTACGACGGCGAGCCCGTCACCGCAGCCGACCTGAAGGCTGACGGTGCAATGTCCGTCATCCTGGCAGACGCCATCAACCCGAACCTGCTGCAGACTCTGGAGCACACCCCCGCACTGATTCACGCGGGCCCCTTCGGCAACATCGCAACCGGTAACTCCTCCGTGGTCGCCGACTACGTTGGCCTGGAGTACTCCGACTACGTGATTACCGAGGCTGGCTTCGGTGCCGACATGGGTGCGGAGCGTTTCTTCAACGTCAAGTGCCGCGTCTCCGGCCTGAAGCCCGACGCAGCAGTGCTCGTCGTGACCGTGCGCTCCCTGAAGTCCCACTCCGGCCTGTACAAGATCGTTCCGGGCAAGCCCCTGCCCGAGGGCATGCTGCAGGAAAGCCCCTCCGACGTGGAGAAGGGCGCAGAGAACCTGAAGAAGCACATCGAGATTGTGCGCAACTTCGGTGTTCAGCCGGTCGTGGCAATCAACGCGTTCCCGACCGACTTCGAGTCCGAGCACGAGACCATCCGCCGTATCGCTGAGGAGGCTGGCGCTCGCGTCGCTATTCACCGCGGTGTGGCTGAGGGCGGTAAGGGCACCACCGACCTGGCAAACGTAGTTGCTGAGGCATGTGACGACGTTTCGGATCTGAAGTACACCTACGATCTTGAGGACTCCATCGAGACCAAGATCGAGAAGGTCGCCACCAAGGTCTACGGTGCGGACGGCATCTCCATTGCTCCCGCTGCCGCTAAGCAGCTGAAGCGTTTCGCTGAGCTGGGCTACTCGCACCTGCCCGTGGTCATTGCGAAGACCCACCTGTCCATCTCTTCGGATGCAACTCTGAAGGGCGCACCGACCGGCTGGACCCTGCCCGTGCGCGAGGTTCGCCTGGCTGCAGGTGCCGGCTACGTCTACGCTATCTGCGGCACCATGCGCACCATGCCGGGCCTGAGCAAGAGCCCCGCAGCTGAGCGCATCGGCTTCGATGAGAACGGCGTGATGATCGGCCTGTCCTAA
- a CDS encoding MBL fold metallo-hydrolase — protein sequence MTTYPEPTLIFENPELTVRAFSVSEMDNSVYLITMRATGEQVLIDPADDAEELYAFTLDALLNDCPQLELADGEERRVRVMERDEDFNSLRPRAIGLTGILVTHGHWDHIRAIKELDRLTGAVTSAGAADAAAIKEQEDYTVEEELTGGESFDFYLSDTVIRALHVPGHTPGSIVYTLETTWEDGTPATLLFTGDTLFPGGVGKTDSPQQFGELFSNVLEKLFGGFEDDAIVLPGHGRSTTLGDERPHLEDWGTRGW from the coding sequence ATGACTACTTACCCCGAACCCACCCTCATCTTTGAGAACCCCGAACTGACTGTCCGTGCGTTCAGCGTCTCTGAGATGGACAACAGCGTCTACCTCATCACCATGCGCGCCACCGGTGAGCAGGTGCTTATCGATCCCGCGGACGATGCAGAAGAACTCTACGCCTTCACTCTCGATGCGCTCCTGAATGACTGCCCGCAGCTCGAACTGGCAGACGGTGAAGAACGCCGCGTGCGCGTTATGGAGAGGGATGAGGACTTCAATTCCCTCAGGCCTCGCGCGATCGGTTTGACCGGCATCCTGGTCACTCACGGCCACTGGGACCACATTCGCGCTATTAAGGAGCTTGACCGCCTCACCGGTGCCGTCACCTCCGCGGGTGCAGCTGACGCAGCCGCCATTAAGGAACAGGAAGACTACACTGTCGAAGAGGAGCTGACCGGCGGCGAAAGCTTCGACTTCTATCTCTCTGACACCGTCATTCGTGCCCTGCACGTGCCCGGCCACACCCCCGGATCCATCGTCTACACCCTCGAAACCACCTGGGAAGACGGCACCCCCGCAACCCTGCTGTTCACCGGCGATACCCTCTTCCCCGGCGGTGTGGGTAAGACCGACTCCCCGCAGCAGTTCGGTGAGCTCTTCTCCAACGTGCTCGAAAAGCTCTTCGGCGGCTTCGAGGACGACGCTATCGTGCTGCCCGGCCACGGCCGCTCCACCACCCTCGGCGATGAGCGCCCCCACCTGGAAGACTGGGGAACCCGCGGCTGGTAA
- the uvrA gene encoding excinuclease ABC subunit UvrA, translating into MTPRPAHGSTALKANDLTSIRVQGARENNLKNVDLTIPRDAMVVFTGLSGSGKSSLAFDTIFAEGQRRYVESLSSYARMFLGQVDKPDVDFIEGLSPAVSIDQKSTSKNPRSTVGTITEIYDYMRLLWARIGHPHCPVCGEEITQQTPQQIVDILQEYPERTRLQILAPVVSARKGEFVDLFKDLLTQGYSRARVDGQTVQLSDPPKLAKQYKHTIEVVVDRIVIKDGIHQRLTDSIETALKLADGRVLIDFVDREQDDPERTRSFSENLACPNNHPLQIDTIEPRAFSFNSPFGACSACDGIGSRLEVDTELLVPNPDLTLGEGAIAPWSQGKATTEYWLRLLAGLGEELGFDLNTPFKDLPAKTRAAILDGKDYKVEVSYRNRFGRERRYTSGFEGVKAYIKRKHEETESDFARDRYEQYMRQVPCPSCGGARLNPTILGVKVGGKSIADITDLSLADALSFVRGLQLTAREAKIGEQVLKEIDARLQFLLDVGLDYLTLSRSAGTLSGGEAQRIRLATQIGSGLVGVLYVLDEPSIGLHQRDNRRLIETLTKLRDMGNTLIVVEHDEDTMREADWIVDVGPGAGEHGGEIVHSGSFEELLKNTKSITGDYMAGRRSIEVPASRRPVDKKRQLTVRGARENNLKNVTVSFPLGVFTAVTGVSGSGKSTLVNDILYTSLANKLNGAKQVPGRHKSIDGLEHLDKVIHVDQSPIGRTPRSNPATYTGVFDHIRKLFAETSEAKMRGYTPGRFSFNVKGGRCEDCSGDGTLKIEMNFLPDVYVPCETCHGKRYNRETLEVHYKGKTIADVLEMPVEEAAEFFAAFTPIARHLNTLVDVGLGYIRLGQPATTLSGGEAQRVKLATELQKRSNGRSIYVLDEPTTGLHFEDIRKLLAVLQSLVDKGNSVITIEHNLDVVKCADWIIDMGPEGGSGGGTVIAEGTPEQVAQVKGSHTGAFLAEILN; encoded by the coding sequence ATGACACCCCGCCCGGCACACGGTAGCACCGCACTCAAAGCGAACGATCTGACCAGCATCCGGGTTCAGGGTGCCCGCGAAAACAACCTCAAGAACGTAGACCTCACCATTCCGCGTGATGCGATGGTCGTCTTCACCGGCCTCTCCGGCTCCGGTAAGTCCTCCCTCGCCTTCGACACCATCTTCGCGGAAGGTCAGCGCCGCTACGTTGAGTCGCTGTCCTCCTATGCGCGTATGTTCCTCGGACAGGTCGATAAGCCCGATGTAGACTTCATCGAGGGCCTCTCCCCGGCGGTGTCTATCGACCAGAAGTCCACCTCCAAGAACCCGCGCTCAACCGTCGGTACTATCACCGAAATCTACGACTACATGCGTCTGCTCTGGGCACGTATCGGTCACCCGCACTGCCCTGTCTGCGGTGAAGAAATCACCCAGCAGACCCCGCAGCAGATCGTGGACATTCTGCAGGAATACCCCGAACGCACCCGCCTGCAAATCCTCGCGCCCGTCGTCAGCGCACGTAAGGGCGAGTTCGTGGACCTCTTCAAGGACCTGCTCACCCAGGGCTATTCGCGTGCCCGCGTGGACGGCCAAACCGTGCAGCTCTCCGACCCGCCCAAGCTCGCCAAGCAGTACAAGCACACCATCGAGGTGGTCGTCGACCGCATCGTCATTAAGGACGGTATTCACCAGCGCCTCACCGACTCCATCGAAACCGCGCTCAAACTCGCCGACGGCCGCGTGCTCATCGACTTCGTGGACCGCGAGCAGGACGACCCCGAACGCACCCGCTCCTTCAGCGAAAACCTCGCCTGCCCCAACAACCACCCGCTGCAGATCGACACCATCGAACCGCGCGCCTTCTCCTTCAACTCGCCGTTCGGCGCATGTAGCGCCTGCGACGGCATCGGCTCGCGCCTGGAAGTAGACACCGAACTGCTCGTACCCAACCCCGACCTGACCCTCGGCGAGGGCGCTATCGCCCCCTGGTCGCAGGGCAAAGCAACCACCGAATACTGGCTGCGCCTGCTCGCAGGCCTGGGGGAGGAGCTCGGCTTCGACCTGAACACCCCCTTCAAGGACCTGCCCGCCAAGACCCGCGCCGCCATCCTGGACGGCAAGGACTACAAGGTTGAGGTGTCCTACCGCAACCGATTCGGCCGCGAACGCCGCTACACCTCCGGATTCGAGGGCGTGAAGGCGTACATCAAGCGCAAGCACGAAGAAACCGAATCGGACTTCGCCCGCGACCGCTACGAACAGTACATGCGCCAGGTCCCCTGCCCCTCCTGCGGTGGCGCGCGCCTGAACCCGACCATCCTGGGCGTGAAGGTCGGCGGCAAGTCCATCGCAGACATTACCGACCTGTCCCTGGCTGACGCACTTAGCTTTGTGCGCGGCCTGCAGCTGACCGCCCGCGAAGCCAAGATTGGTGAGCAGGTCCTCAAAGAAATTGATGCCCGCCTGCAATTCCTGCTGGACGTGGGTCTGGACTACCTGACCCTCTCACGCTCCGCCGGTACGCTTTCCGGCGGTGAGGCGCAGCGCATCCGCCTGGCAACCCAGATCGGTTCGGGCCTGGTCGGTGTGCTGTACGTGCTCGACGAGCCCTCCATCGGCCTGCACCAGCGCGATAACCGCCGCCTCATCGAAACCTTGACCAAGCTGCGCGATATGGGCAACACGCTTATCGTGGTTGAGCACGACGAAGACACCATGCGCGAAGCCGACTGGATCGTGGATGTAGGACCCGGCGCCGGCGAGCACGGTGGCGAAATCGTACACTCCGGCAGCTTTGAGGAGCTGCTGAAGAACACCAAGTCCATTACCGGCGACTACATGGCTGGCCGCCGCAGCATTGAGGTACCCGCATCCCGCCGCCCCGTGGACAAGAAGCGTCAGCTGACCGTGCGCGGCGCCCGCGAAAACAACCTCAAGAACGTGACCGTGTCCTTCCCGCTGGGCGTGTTCACCGCGGTGACCGGTGTATCCGGCTCGGGTAAGTCCACCCTCGTCAACGACATTCTGTACACCTCCCTGGCGAACAAGCTCAACGGCGCCAAGCAGGTACCCGGCCGCCACAAGAGCATCGACGGCCTGGAACACCTGGACAAGGTCATTCACGTGGACCAGTCGCCCATCGGCCGCACCCCGCGCTCGAACCCCGCCACCTACACCGGCGTGTTCGACCACATCCGCAAGCTGTTCGCAGAGACCAGCGAAGCGAAAATGCGCGGCTACACCCCCGGCCGATTCTCCTTCAACGTCAAGGGCGGCCGCTGCGAGGACTGCTCCGGCGACGGCACCCTGAAGATTGAAATGAACTTCCTGCCGGACGTTTACGTGCCCTGCGAAACCTGCCACGGTAAGCGCTACAACCGCGAAACCCTCGAGGTGCACTACAAGGGCAAGACCATCGCCGACGTACTCGAAATGCCCGTGGAAGAGGCCGCCGAGTTCTTCGCCGCGTTCACCCCGATTGCGCGCCACCTGAACACCCTCGTGGACGTGGGCCTGGGCTACATTCGCCTGGGCCAGCCTGCGACCACCCTCTCCGGCGGTGAGGCGCAGCGTGTGAAGCTCGCAACTGAACTGCAGAAGCGCTCCAACGGCCGCTCCATCTACGTGCTGGACGAGCCGACCACCGGCCTGCACTTTGAAGACATCCGCAAGCTGCTCGCCGTGCTGCAATCGCTGGTTGACAAGGGCAATAGCGTTATCACCATCGAGCACAACCTGGACGTGGTCAAGTGCGCCGACTGGATTATCGACATGGGCCCCGAGGGCGGTAGCGGCGGCGGCACCGTGATCGCTGAGGGCACCCCGGAACAGGTGGCTCAGGTGAAGGGCTCGCACACCGGCGCGTTCCTTGCTGAGATCCTGAACTAG
- a CDS encoding GNAT family N-acetyltransferase — MTDTQGTAPARGAQAIRGAVNRGPVNRGAVTTADRARHILHTQLEADFCQAPGSISRALEELRDYPEAESLPLLATVQPPSEKMGAARRRNDDIWELRVANYASVGILCAKHPRVLEKAIDYMLGDQSNWLGDYAQLRQLNELLTPYTQQVSGTSIYYTPGRALLNSVVPEGVQAQEVKCAVPGVGMMRRVDPAELKAALLAEITGERTIRREANASAGALEVDPEDTEARVTRLRVELLDAEQFERFRGDKRYSNALGFSVTRPDVLVLAAYQVEENASKASEVAAAGESTPALADPIAMVGMSDDSPIMRQIGIDVLPAWRGAGIASVLVRDAARLTLAEGYLPFYGTSPSHMLSQRVAMNAGLVPTWWEYVSTSLNDLPMD, encoded by the coding sequence GTGACTGATACTCAAGGAACCGCACCTGCCCGGGGAGCTCAGGCAATCCGGGGCGCTGTGAACCGTGGCCCTGTGAACCGCGGCGCTGTGACCACAGCGGACCGTGCCCGGCACATCCTGCACACCCAGCTGGAGGCGGACTTCTGCCAGGCACCCGGATCGATTAGCCGCGCCCTCGAAGAGCTACGCGACTACCCGGAAGCCGAGAGCCTGCCGCTACTCGCCACCGTGCAGCCTCCCTCCGAAAAGATGGGTGCCGCACGCCGCCGCAACGACGACATCTGGGAGCTGCGCGTCGCCAACTACGCGAGCGTCGGAATTCTCTGCGCCAAGCATCCGCGCGTGCTGGAGAAGGCCATCGACTACATGCTAGGCGACCAGTCGAACTGGCTGGGCGACTACGCGCAGCTGCGCCAGCTCAACGAACTGCTCACCCCCTACACCCAGCAGGTCAGCGGCACGAGCATTTACTACACGCCCGGCCGCGCCCTGCTGAACTCGGTCGTACCCGAGGGTGTGCAGGCGCAGGAAGTGAAGTGCGCCGTGCCCGGTGTGGGTATGATGCGCCGCGTTGACCCCGCCGAGCTGAAGGCTGCGCTGCTTGCCGAAATCACCGGCGAGCGCACCATCCGCAGGGAGGCAAACGCCTCCGCGGGTGCGCTTGAAGTTGATCCGGAAGACACGGAGGCGCGCGTAACCCGCCTGCGCGTGGAGCTGCTGGACGCTGAGCAGTTTGAGCGCTTCCGCGGGGATAAGCGCTACTCGAACGCGCTGGGCTTTAGTGTGACCCGCCCGGATGTGCTGGTGCTCGCCGCATACCAGGTGGAGGAGAACGCATCTAAGGCATCTGAAGTAGCCGCGGCGGGGGAGAGCACCCCTGCGCTCGCAGACCCTATCGCTATGGTCGGCATGAGCGACGATTCGCCGATTATGCGCCAGATCGGTATTGATGTGTTGCCCGCCTGGCGCGGTGCCGGCATCGCCAGCGTGCTGGTGCGTGATGCGGCACGCCTGACCCTGGCGGAAGGGTACCTGCCGTTCTACGGTACGAGCCCCTCGCACATGCTGTCGCAGAGGGTTGCGATGAATGCCGGGTTGGTGCCGACCTGGTGGGAGTATGTCTCTACCAGCCTGAACGACCTACCTATGGACTAG
- a CDS encoding glycoside hydrolase family 1 protein yields the protein MHQDQHITAQTAALPHVSIEQHANPALTEPQPLGAFPDGFLFGGATAANQFEGAWNEDGKGPSLQDVLPAGGLYPRTAEPTEDNLKLEGIDFYHRYREDIALLAEMGFKVFRFSIAWSRIFPRGDEETPNEAGLAFYDRVLDELEKHGMEPLITLSHYETPLHLVEQYDGWTSRELIGFYERYARTVFARYGKRVKYWLTFNEINSMLHLPSMSGGINTPADQLSDADLYQAMHHELVASARATAAARELAPGAQVGCMILAMPTYPLTPDPADVLAAMQAEQANFAFGDVHVRGAYPGYFLRALREKGVELNITEQDREDLKNTVDFVSFSYYMSTCATSDPARGERGEGNILGGVANPTLPASEWGWQIDPTGLRVVLNQYWDRWQKPLFIVENGLGARDELVEVNGELTVEDDYRIDYLRQHLHAVREAIEDGVNVLGYTTWGCIDMISASTAQMSKRYGFIYVDRNDDGTGTLARYRKKSFHWYREVIASNGAEL from the coding sequence GTGCATCAGGACCAGCACATCACCGCCCAAACCGCCGCGCTGCCCCACGTCAGCATTGAGCAGCACGCCAACCCTGCGCTGACCGAGCCGCAGCCGCTCGGCGCTTTCCCCGACGGTTTCCTCTTCGGAGGCGCCACCGCCGCCAACCAGTTCGAAGGCGCCTGGAACGAAGACGGCAAGGGCCCCAGCCTGCAGGATGTGCTGCCCGCCGGTGGTCTGTACCCGCGCACCGCCGAACCCACCGAGGACAACCTCAAGCTGGAGGGCATCGACTTCTACCACCGCTACCGCGAAGACATCGCCCTGCTCGCGGAGATGGGCTTCAAGGTCTTCCGCTTCTCCATCGCCTGGTCGCGTATCTTCCCCCGCGGCGACGAAGAAACCCCGAACGAGGCAGGCCTCGCCTTCTACGACCGCGTGCTCGACGAGCTCGAAAAGCACGGCATGGAGCCGCTCATCACCCTCAGCCACTACGAAACCCCGCTGCACCTGGTCGAGCAGTACGACGGCTGGACCAGCCGCGAACTCATCGGCTTCTACGAACGCTACGCCCGCACTGTATTCGCCCGCTACGGCAAGCGCGTGAAGTACTGGCTGACCTTCAACGAAATCAACTCCATGCTGCACCTGCCGTCCATGTCCGGCGGCATTAACACCCCGGCGGATCAGCTCAGCGACGCCGACCTGTACCAGGCGATGCACCACGAGCTGGTCGCCTCCGCACGCGCCACCGCCGCGGCACGCGAACTGGCACCCGGCGCACAGGTCGGTTGCATGATTCTAGCCATGCCCACCTACCCGCTCACCCCCGACCCCGCCGACGTCCTCGCCGCCATGCAGGCGGAACAGGCAAACTTCGCGTTCGGTGACGTGCACGTGCGCGGCGCATACCCCGGCTACTTCCTGCGTGCCCTGCGTGAAAAGGGTGTGGAACTGAACATCACCGAGCAGGACCGCGAGGACCTGAAGAACACCGTGGATTTCGTGTCGTTCAGCTACTACATGTCCACCTGCGCGACCAGCGACCCGGCACGCGGCGAGCGCGGCGAAGGCAACATCCTCGGCGGCGTGGCGAACCCGACCCTGCCCGCCAGCGAATGGGGTTGGCAGATCGACCCGACCGGTCTGCGCGTGGTCCTCAACCAGTACTGGGACCGCTGGCAGAAGCCGCTGTTCATCGTGGAGAACGGCCTGGGTGCCCGTGACGAACTGGTCGAGGTGAATGGTGAGCTCACTGTGGAAGACGACTACCGCATCGACTACCTGCGCCAGCACCTGCATGCGGTGCGTGAGGCGATTGAGGACGGCGTGAACGTGCTCGGCTACACCACCTGGGGTTGCATCGACATGATTAGCGCCTCCACCGCGCAGATGTCCAAGCGTTACGGGTTCATCTACGTGGACCGCAACGACGACGGCACCGGCACCCTGGCGCGCTACCGCAAGAAGTCTTTCCACTGGTACCGCGAGGTGATTGCCAGCAACGGCGCGGAGCTTTAG
- a CDS encoding lipoate--protein ligase family protein, with translation MQIIRETGPESGDILIHHDQTVQMLREVASGQREATLRMYQPNPTVAFGRRDELNPGFADASAACAEHGFEMLVRKVGGHAAAYHQGCLVVDHFQPASDARSGNTLRYELFGSMYAQALREVGVDARMGEIPGEYCPGEYSVHAQLPASAGGGRIKLVGTAQRVVTGGWWFSTGIVVSDSAPLRAVTADVYRALGMDLDPATVGAAQDANPELLMEDLEDAIVEVYAQNGFC, from the coding sequence GTGCAGATTATTCGAGAGACCGGCCCCGAGTCCGGCGATATCCTCATTCACCACGACCAGACGGTGCAGATGCTCCGCGAGGTGGCAAGCGGGCAGCGTGAAGCCACCCTACGCATGTATCAGCCGAACCCGACGGTTGCGTTCGGCCGCCGTGACGAACTGAACCCCGGCTTTGCGGATGCCTCCGCGGCGTGCGCCGAGCACGGTTTCGAGATGCTGGTACGCAAGGTCGGCGGGCACGCCGCCGCCTACCATCAGGGGTGCCTGGTCGTGGACCATTTTCAGCCCGCCTCCGACGCGCGAAGCGGCAACACCCTACGCTATGAACTGTTTGGTTCCATGTACGCGCAGGCGCTACGCGAAGTCGGCGTGGACGCGCGCATGGGCGAGATCCCGGGGGAGTACTGCCCCGGCGAGTATTCGGTGCACGCGCAGCTTCCCGCCTCCGCAGGTGGTGGCCGCATTAAACTGGTCGGCACCGCCCAGCGTGTGGTGACCGGCGGCTGGTGGTTCAGCACCGGCATCGTGGTCTCCGATTCTGCACCCCTGCGGGCGGTCACCGCGGATGTGTACCGTGCCCTCGGCATGGACCTGGACCCCGCCACGGTGGGTGCGGCGCAGGACGCGAACCCCGAGCTACTCATGGAAGACCTGGAAGACGCCATCGTTGAGGTGTACGCTCAAAACGGTTTTTGCTGA
- a CDS encoding fumarylacetoacetate hydrolase family protein: protein MRWAQIKDSKGSRAVCFFEETVYELPAKLSPLLNFYSRFRLNFGDPKNALAILKENGATVMGHGEELWNSLPFIRPLDKPGKIVCAGLNYRDHAAEMNLEVPEHPALFAKFPNALIGPGEQIRMPADDGTGSTKIDWEVELCLVVGARLRNATEEQALEALMGYTVMNDVSVRDWQGRSSEWFQGKNWDAMTPFGPVIVSPDEVDPVAGLELVCEVDGVVRQRGTTADMVFTPAQLLSYISRFMTLEPGDLVATGTPAGVGLSLHPRQWLKPGQTVRTRIEGIGELVNVCSEAGAL, encoded by the coding sequence ATGCGTTGGGCACAGATTAAGGACTCGAAGGGCAGCCGCGCGGTCTGCTTCTTTGAAGAGACCGTGTACGAGCTTCCGGCGAAGCTCAGCCCGCTACTGAATTTCTACAGCCGGTTCCGCCTGAACTTTGGCGACCCGAAGAACGCCCTGGCGATTCTGAAGGAGAACGGCGCGACCGTCATGGGTCACGGTGAGGAGCTGTGGAACTCCCTGCCCTTTATTCGCCCGCTGGATAAGCCCGGCAAGATTGTGTGCGCGGGCCTGAACTATCGCGACCACGCCGCGGAAATGAACCTTGAGGTGCCCGAGCATCCGGCGCTGTTCGCGAAGTTCCCGAACGCGCTGATTGGCCCCGGCGAGCAGATCCGCATGCCCGCCGATGACGGCACCGGCAGCACGAAAATCGACTGGGAGGTTGAGCTGTGCCTGGTCGTGGGCGCTCGCCTGCGTAACGCCACGGAGGAGCAGGCGCTCGAGGCGCTGATGGGCTACACGGTCATGAACGATGTGTCGGTGCGTGACTGGCAGGGCCGTTCCTCGGAGTGGTTCCAGGGCAAGAACTGGGATGCGATGACCCCGTTCGGTCCGGTGATTGTGAGCCCCGATGAGGTTGACCCGGTTGCCGGCCTGGAGCTGGTGTGCGAGGTGGACGGCGTGGTGCGTCAGCGCGGCACGACGGCGGATATGGTGTTCACCCCGGCGCAGCTGCTGTCTTATATTTCGCGGTTCATGACCCTGGAGCCGGGCGATCTGGTGGCGACGGGTACCCCGGCGGGGGTTGGCTTGTCGCTGCATCCGCGTCAGTGGTTGAAGCCGGGCCAGACGGTGCGCACCCGCATTGAGGGTATTGGCGAGTTGGTGAATGTCTGCTCGGAGGCGGGCGCCCTGTAG